The following DNA comes from Anaerostipes rhamnosivorans.
TTAATCCCTCATTGTTCAAAAGCTCTTTTGCGTCATCCACGGTCTTGAATACGATCTCCGGTACCGCCACTTTGTCTTCTCCCTTGCTGACCGTGATCGTCACCTTTGCGCCCCTGGCGATCCTGTTTCCCGCTCCCGGGGACTGGGAGATCACATCTCCCTCATTTACACTGGAACTGAACTTGGTGGATACTGAAACCTTAAATCCCTGTTCAGACAAAATCTTTGTAGCTGATTTCTGGCTGTATCCCCGGACATCCGGTACGGAAACCTTGCTCTCCCCGCTGCTGACAGTCAATACAATCGTTGTCCCTTCCTCCACTTCCTGGTCTGACTCCAGACTCTGCCGAATCACATATCCAGCTTCATAGGAGGATGAAGCCTCAGTCTTACGTTCCACTTTCAAATCATCCCCGATGGACGCAAGTGCTGCATCGTAAGTCATGCCTACATAATTTTCTACAGGAACCTTGACCAGTTTCTCTGTGGTACTCTCCTCTGTAGTCGTAAGCTTTTCCGTTGTGGCGTTATCGCCAGAACGGAACAAACCAGAACTGTTGATGACCAGAACAATAATAGAAATCAGGATGATGGCACCGACCACTGCGGCCAGGACTACCACTAGCTTTTCCAGCTTGGAGTTCATCCCTCTTTCTTCTTCCTCCTCGTCATCTTCCACAAATCCGGATTCCTCTTGCGGTTCGTCTTCCTCCGGCTCCTCCTGCCTGATAAACTCTTTTGTGTTCAGCAGCTGGGTCGGTGAATCATCCACAAACGGAGCCATGCCCACATAGCTTCCTTTTGTATCCTCAAATACAAGTCTAAGATCCTCCATCAGCTCATTGACAGACTGGTAGCGGTCTTCGGGCTTTTTCATCGTACATTTTAAAATGATTTTTTCCAGGCTTTCCGGGATGTCTTCAATCAACTCTCCCGGGGAAGTAATCTCATTCTGCAGATGCATCAGCGCGATGGTCACGCCGTT
Coding sequences within:
- the pknB gene encoding Stk1 family PASTA domain-containing Ser/Thr kinase, whose amino-acid sequence is MLEAGTILGGRYEILKKIGTGGMADVYMAKCHKLNRNVAIKVLKNEYVDNEKFLKKFQVEAEAVARLAHPNIVNVYDVGQEGSVNYIVMELAEGITLKEYIKKKGHLSAKETVELSLQIASAIGHAHEHHTIHRDIKPQNILVSESGQVKVTDFGIAKAANSNTVTSTAIGSVHYISPEQAKGKYCDEKSDIYSLGITMYEMATGQVPFDHENGVTIALMHLQNEITSPGELIEDIPESLEKIILKCTMKKPEDRYQSVNELMEDLRLVFEDTKGSYVGMAPFVDDSPTQLLNTKEFIRQEEPEEDEPQEESGFVEDDEEEEERGMNSKLEKLVVVLAAVVGAIILISIIVLVINSSGLFRSGDNATTEKLTTTEESTTEKLVKVPVENYVGMTYDAALASIGDDLKVERKTEASSSYEAGYVIRQSLESDQEVEEGTTIVLTVSSGESKVSVPDVRGYSQKSATKILSEQGFKVSVSTKFSSSVNEGDVISQSPGAGNRIARGAKVTITVSKGEDKVAVPEIVFKTVDDAKELLNNEGLKLIVSSQKYNSTVPEGCIISQSPKAGKKVTKGTGIGVVVSLGKQPSTEDTTGDTEE